The following proteins come from a genomic window of Pseudochaenichthys georgianus chromosome 17, fPseGeo1.2, whole genome shotgun sequence:
- the neurod6b gene encoding neurogenic differentiation factor 6-B, with protein sequence MLTLPFEEPHLMREPRFGASYSRESLPESLEKEHDRSNSDMREAEEDMSDREEEEEERESEQDDNGLPKKRGPRKKKPGKEFERTKVRRHEANTRERCRMHGLNDALESLRKVVPCYSKTQKLSKIETLRLAKNYIWALSETLSAGKRPDLLAFVQTLCKGLSQPTTNLVAGCLQLNARNFLTDHNGEVMFSGRSPYDAVYPYPGSDVNTPPGHSGSSVDGGAKPFRHYSYSGAYEPYYENPSPEGGSPPFDGQMSPPMNFNGIFSLKHDDPPDYGKGSHYGMRYCSAPGRTALAHNSMYRVSPEGRFPYDLHVRSQSFQAQGEVNGSFHN encoded by the coding sequence ATGTTGACATTGCCATTCGAGGAACCTCATTTGATGCGTGAGCCGCGGTTCGGTGCCAGTTATTCCCGTGAAAGCCTGCCTGAGAGCCTGGAGAAGGAGCACGACAGGTCCAACTCTGACATGAGGGAGGCCGAGGAGGACATGTCcgacagagaggaggaggaggaggagagggagagcgagCAGGATGACAACGGGCTCCCCAAAAAGCGAGGCCCGCGAAAAAAGAAGCCCGGTAAGGAGTTCGAACGGACCAAAGTACGGCGGCACGAAGCGAACACCCGGGAGAGGTGCAGGATGCACGGCCTGAACGACGCGTTGGAGAGCCTTCGCAAAGTTGTGCCGTGCTACTCAAAAACTCAAAAACTGTCCAAGATCGAGACCCTGAGACTGGCTAAGAACTACATCTGGGCCCTGTCAGAGACCCTGAGCGCGGGGAAGAGACCGGACCTGCTCGCCTTCGTGCAGACTTTGTGCAAAGGATTATCTCAGCCCACGACCAACTTGGTGGCCGGTTGTTTGCAGCTGAACGCGAGAAATTTCCTCACAGACCACAACGGAGAGGTCATGTTCTCTGGCAGGTCGCCATACGATGCCGTGTACCCGTACCCGGGCTCAGACGTGAACACGCCCCCCGGGCACAGCGGCAGCAGCGTGGACGGAGGGGCCAAGCCGTTCAGACACTACAGCTACAGCGGCGCGTACGAGCCCTACTACGAGAACCCGTCCCCGGAGGGCGGAAGTCCGCCTTTCGACGGGCAGATGAGCCCCCCGATGAACTTTAACGGGATTTTCTCCCTAAAACACGACGATCCCCCAGACTACGGGAAAGGCAGCCACTATGGAATGCGCTACTGCAGTGCGCCAGGACGCACGGCTCTTGCGCACAACTCCATGTACCGAGTGTCCCCAGAGGGCCGCTTCCCCTATGATTTGCACGTCCGCAGCCAGTCCTTCCAAGCACAAGGGGAAGTTAATGGCTCTTTCCACAATTAA